actacacaaAGGATGAAGTGTACGAATATTACAGACAAACCCAAATTATCTCATCCCGCTTAGGAATCGAGCGCGGTGCCTCTCAgttgtgtgaggaaggtgtcaagtcAACTGTCAGCATCCATATAGATTTGCTCATTCGTCCTTGACGGCTGAGGCCGTTAGGAGTAGTTAGTGTCGTTATTTTTCATCAACCGTGGCATAGTGCTGCAtcattttatgtctgtctgtaatgcattaccaaattttcatcatattgattatcttcttgtgtatgtagtatggacagggggtggaggggaggaggcagggaggtaggttGGGAGAGTaatagagtgaaggggagggagtgtctgacagatcgcagcgaagtgaccgttaatctcttcagccgcgttgtcaggtgaaaggtgtgagacgcagggaagagaagaggcttgtttttgtaaaccacacaaagacttaatcttgtcgtaccactgtctgttgttagtaagcttgagatggtgaattttgtctgggtagtagcttgccttggcttttttaatttccctgataactctgttccttaaactcctgtactggtcagggctagagtggaaaaCCTTGTCACGCTGACAAAGGAGTCGTTTaatgcagggcgtcatccaaggggcatcagatgggtgcatggatgcgttcatggttagtggtagaaccaatgcacgtagaagcagattgaagagacgcggcaagtcttgtgaTCTTAgccttggtatgtaaacaaaggcggaaaattcGTCTGACAactaggactgagaccacaacacactccacacaccgggaaagcgaagccacaacccctcgagttacatcccgtacctatttactgctacgtgaacagggactacacattaagaggcttgcccatttgcctcgccgccccgggactcgaacccggccctctcgattgtgagtcgagcgtgctaaccactacactacgcgatgtgtagtgtgtgtgtgtgtgtgtgtgtgtgtgtgtgtgtgtgtgtgtgtgtgtgtgtgtgtgtgtgtgtatgtccgtgtgtatgtccgtgtgtgtgcgtgtgtatgtccgtgtgtttgtgtgattcactgtttgatctgctgcagtctctgacgagatagccagacgttaccctacggaacgagctcagagctcattatttccgatcttcggataggcctgagaccaggcacacaccacacaccgggacaacaaggtcacatctcgatttacatcccgtacctactcactgctaggtgaacaggggctacgtgaagagacacacccaaatatctccacccggccggggaatcgaaccccggtcctctggcttgtgaagccagcgctctaaccactgagctaccgggccgtgtgtgtgtgtgtgtgtgtgtgtgtgtgtgtgtgtgtgtgtgtgtgtgtgtgtgtgtgtgtgtgtgtgtgtgtgtgtgtgtgtatgtccgtgtgcgtgtgtgtatgtccgtgtgtgtgtgtgtgtgtgtgtgtgtgtgtgtgtgtgtgtgtgtgtccgtgtgtgtgtgtgtgtgtgtgtgtatgtgtgtgtgtgtgtgtgtgtgtccgtgtgtgtgtgtgtgtgtgtgtgtgtgtgtgtgtgtgtgtgtgtgtgtgtccgtgtgtgtgtgtaattcattgtttgatctgctgcagtctctgacgagacagccagacgttaccctacggcacgagctcagagctcattatttccgatcttgggataggtctgagaccaggcacacacctcacaccgggacaacaaggtcacaactcctcgatttacatcccgtacctactcactgctaggtgaacaggagctacacgtgaggagacacacccaaatatctcccaaatatctccacccggccggggaatcgaaccccggtcatctggcttgtgaagccagcgctctaaccactgagctaccgggccgtgtgtgtgtgtgtgtgtgtgtgtgtgagagagagagcttcggCCTAATAATCAATAGTACGTACGTACAAGTGTATTGACGTAGAATTAACAACTATGACGACCAAAATTGTCGCCCCAAAAAAGTGACGCCCGGGGTGGACCGCCCTCTCCGCCCCCTTTTAGCTCCGCCATTGCGCCTCACCTACCAAGCTTTATTACCTCACCTGAATTTTAGTAATCTTTCCAACCcagtcacctcacctcatcaacCCATTCATCACCGGGTCCGTCCAACCATGTCAACTAACCTAATCACATCACCtcaattagctttttttttttttttttttacggtaaggcctatagcgcctgtaggcacacttgaagagtgtatgggaagcgctgttcagcttccgcccattagtggcgcaggcaattttatttatagtggtacccatattagggcccatatcaccgcccaagctcatattgagtgtaaccacctagaacctgggtatcatggtgatatgtaggtaactttaaaccactcgacaaatggcaaagtgttttaaggctgtacgtggtgggattcgaacctacgcgtggacgtctgcccgatcccacgctaacttaacctaatcacaCTTTGCCTGCGTAATTGGCTGCCACACGTATCCAGCCCACGTATGTACTTAAAACCTTACGAATTCCTCACTAATTCCATCGGATAAGTTGACATTCCTTTCTCTACTGAACTCCCACTCGCTGCCGGACTGGTAAAGGGCCGCACAAGCTGAACAAAAACAGAAGATACGAAACTATTATAGAACCATAACGTGAAACAGTTCGGTCACTCTCACCACTGCTTTGCAGGGCCATAGAGGTGATAGCCGGGTTCTCAAAactttctcctgttagtaatgaaaaattttgttgatccatcactagaatcatagaaataccttaaaaaaaaaaaaaaaaggtgtttcaATGTTGTGGAGGTACGGCAATGAAGTGCTTCGGAATCCGGTGGAATGAAACTCTTATGGTTGCATCAACACTATTCCAAAGGCTATTACTGAATTTgcatgggtttttaagagtatttttatggttataataagagataaaaacatTTCGTTATAACCTCTTATTAATTAAtattgtgacctttgaaaaaacCGTGGTGATAAAGatagcagagcgtttcagaatatattGTTATACAATCTAAGTTCCTTTCTGTATCATTGCTAAAAAATTGTCTGGGTTGATATGCACGTTAGTTTGTATAATTAGAGATGCGTTTGCAACGTAATTTTAAAGTTTTATCAGCAATATCAGAGCTTTATGTTTATAGTTAATGAGTGTTTGAACATTTGCTTGTTAAATTATAATGAAATGCCTCATCCATGCCTGCAAGGAAACAATATTATTAGTTccttaaaatgaaaataataaatgttcctgttaaatctctctctctctctctctctctctctctctctctctctctcatttgactAACCACCTCTAACACCTTTAACAAGCTCGTTATGAGAATACATTATCACATGTCATGGACTACTTTCAAAGGTGGCGGGGGGTAGGGTGGCAGCGGGCGCGCCACCTGTTGCCAGAGGATGGACATTTGAGACATTCGCTTCAACATCAacggtaaacaaacaaaactcagGTAAGACAACGAGACGCACCTGCTTATATGCCTTTCCACTCATAACAGAGAGCACTGATTATCTTGTTACTGACTTAAAGAGTTTCGAGAGTTGCTAAGTACAATTGAGTTGAGGATGAAGTAGCTAGTTAATACAGGATACAACacaaggcaccaccaccaccgccacgcccaGACACACGCACAAGGTAAAGGAAGTCAGGGTTAAGATGGGACATTGCAGAGATAGTAGAAAAAGATGGTTAGGATAAGGAATGGGTTAGGATAGGAGACTGTAGGGATAGTACGAAATGGAAATTAGGGATTTTAAGGTTAGGATAGGACACTGCAGGGGTAGTAAAATGTAGGTAATATCTGTAGTGTTATACCTTAATGTTTTCCGTAATGCACATAAAGTTTGTGAAATGTAAatgataggttaggttgaagCCCCGAAGTTTGTGCTAAATAATGGCTGCAAAAAAATTTCAAAAGCTGATTTAAGTAAATGTTTGATTTGATAAGGTTGGACAGACTCAAGTCAGTGTTTTAAATTTTTAAAGCCAAACTAACAGCTTTGCTTCAGAAGTAAATCTAAGACAGGATACTACCTATCTGAAAACTAGGGTAAATACAAGATCTACTATTTTATATCTTCCCCATAGCTCCTGGGAGACTGATATTATAAAGCCATATCAGAGGAGAGGCCCTGAGCCAGCCCCACCCTGGTGGTTGGTTGGCTGAAGCAAGAGGTCCACCATGTATGATTGGATCCTTAAAGACCTTACAACAATAGAATTGGGAAATATGAAGCAGACAAAGGGAAATTTAgttaaatataagaaaaaatggtCAATATGCAGTTTAACCCAACCATAGTATAATTGTGATGTGGCTTATATTTTTCTGGTTAGATATGTTTTGAAATGATTGATAGTATATGTCATTTCCTCGCAAATGAATATTTTTCGAGTTATGACCGTTTTTTGAACTCTACGTCTTATGCCTATCTCTCATTCCCAACAATCTTGGGTGCTTTATGGGTAATTGGGGTTTTGGGTGGGGGAGCATTACATGAAGTATTGTGCATTGCAAAGAAGGTTGGAAATCAACAAACTCacataaaaaaactgaaatacttTGATGGCAGGGACGTTGGGTGGACGTGCGGCTCAAGTGTTAGTTTGTTTACACCGAGCAGCATTGCCAATGCTATGCTTCCGGCTGTATCCGTTACACCACGGCCCACAAGGGAtactaaacaaaacttaatcttAAAACCTAActtaaggctaggttaggttaggttaggttttaatGGTGGTATTTTTAGTATTCCTTGTGGGCCACAGTGTAATGAATACAGCCAGAAGCATAGCATTGGCAACGCTGCTCGGTGTAAACAAACCATCAGCTGGGCCGTGCATCCACCCGACGTCCTCTCCATCAAAGTATTTCAGAGGTTTTTTTATGTGACTTTGTTGATTTCCGACCTTCTTTGCAATGCTCATTACCCCAAAACCCTGATTTCCCATAAATCCCTCAAAACCGTTTGGAATGAGAGGTAGGTATAAGTTAAAAAAACAGTCATAActcaaaaaatattaattttggAAGAAATGACATATAGCTACCATCAAtcatttcattacatttctcATCAGAAAAACATGAGCCCCATGCCAGATTTCATAGCTGGATGAAACAGCAAATTGACCAAAAAAAGATACTGTGTACTTACTGACACTTGTTGAATACATTACACATTTAAGCTGACCAAGAGAGGTAGCATGTTGTCTGAAACATTTCGGAAATTGCATGCAACTTAATTGTTTAGTCCTTGAATCTTCAGCTTGTTTACGTTTCTTGTTTGAATGGCTTTTTTGACATCTTAAAAGTTGCATGGTAGATTTGATAATTTATGGTCTTTCAGATCAGTATGTAGTTTGCTTTTTATATTATAATGCATTTCCTGTTATAATGAATGTATTGCCTATAAATTTGATTGGCTTTCTCATCCTACTTATTATGTGTTGTTGAGTGTGTTCCACTTCTTTTTTGCATGTTTGCTATTGCAGTGTAAACTGTCCTTTAGTATTACATCTTGTCTGTGCCACCCAGCTGTGACGCACCAGGagcctcaccaccactctcagCATGTCTCAACAGCGATTGGACTTGCCCTATTTGGGTGAACCTGCTCAAGCAAGATTGTAATTACCCTTAGCACTTTGTAGTTATAGttatatgtactctctctctctctctctctctctctctctctctctctctctctctctctctttctctttatattatgATAGTGCATAATGAAGATCAACTATACTCTTAAGGTATCTCTCATAAGATATATCATTGAGATGAAGACAGGCTCACATCTTAAGGTAAGATTTATCATTAACccattgagtaccatgatgcgtttccatattctttctgcttactatttggtgattttatacagcttcagaaacttatgtggggattagaatagtggagactctggccattaatcttctaacttccatagacccttcctaatatcaataaaatggtttaatcatacataaatctcaaagtaaaaatgtatcccaataatgaagaggttaagtctTTTTGCTACCAGAAATATGTTGCCAAACAATCACTGTTTGAAACAGTAtacaacgtacacacacacactcatttctgGGAACCATGATTGCCTAGGCTGCTGAAAATTCTTGTATGCAGAATGCCAGAAGCTGCTCCTTACGGTATTTAGGATGTAAATTGATATCATCATTTGAATTAGGTTTCCAGCAATTTTTATAAAATCTTTGGTGTAGCTGCATGCTTCATATATCATAATGTTAtgacttctttttattttctgactGTATTAAGTAGTAAAGTTTTACATTGGTCCTAAATCCTTAATTGCACAAggaaattatctttttttgcaTCATATTTTCTGATTTCTGTTGCATGGGATATTTACATACAATTCCAATTCTAAGGCATAGCTACCTTATGTGCTTCTAGGATGCCGCGCTCAATAGCTGGCAGTGTGTCAGCGCTCTCCACCACCTCACGAATCTCAAGAGTATCTCATGCCACTACCATCCGCTCTGTGGCTTCCCTCACGGGCACACTCAAAACTAGGACTGGCTTGTCCATCCCCATTCTTCCTGATGCTTTCATCACCAATGTGCAGCGGGGCTCTTTGATCGCTGCCACATATTCCATAGTAAGTTAAATTTATTCTTAGGCAGTTTATCATACTAAGCTTACTGTTAAGGTAGATCTCCcatcattgttttttcttttatgtcccATAAAATATATGATGACTCCTATATCAGCTAAGgagtcctcttttttttttttcacttttaagggaccagcacctcagtgggccttttttgtatcatattttttgttgcccttggttggttgtccctcttatataaaaaaaaaagtcattcctACAAATTTCAGTAACTACTTGTAATATTTTGCATATTCTCACAGATTCAAGGACTTTTTGCCATGGTGACTGGATTGTTTGACATCTATGCCCTGTTTCTTGCTGCACCAAGCTCCAGTCGCTATGGATTCTACTTGTTCTCTTATGACTTTGTGTATGCAGGCAATCAAAATGGTAAGCATATATTGTATGTTTAACCTTGAATATCAGACTGTGTAGTGGCCATCATATAGCTAGTGTGAGAGTTTTTAGGAGTAAGTGTCATTACATAgctgaatagatagatgaatgaaagagCTCCCTTTTACTGTAAAAAACATCCCTGTGTAGGGAGCTGACTGCTGGTACCAGTGCTGGAGATTTAGTGGTTAAGATGATAAGCCACAGTTAGATATTTAGCACCACATACTGATTGATAAATTTTAGTCATAGTTGTAACTTCATTTCGCAATTACACAAAATCTCTGTCACTCTACAACAGGAgttttcaacctttttctcattaagaaccccctgagttataagaccatctacctgaaTCCCGGTAATCTGACATTGAATAGaacatgactgactgacatgaACTCTATATGCAAttgtactgcaaaggatattattagatcaacCTTGTAAGTACCCCTGGAATTTTATTCAGTGACTGACACAAACTCAATATGCTTTGGTAAAGGATATGATTAGAACAGTCATCTAAGTACCTATGGTTTGTAAACCCCTGGTTGAGAATCCCTGCTCTATAAAATAATGTGATAATAATTTTGGATGAGTTTTATGATTTATACAATGGTTGTTTTCAGTACGGAATTCTTTGATGCTGTTTGGAGGAATAACTGCAGCTGGAGGACTGTCTCTCATTGTAACCAGTGTGCTGTTGCTGCAAGGCCTGAGAAAGGTGAGAAACAGGGCCTCTTTAAACTTGAGGAACCTTGAATATTATACAATAGAACATTGAAATCTACTAAGCAATTGTTGCATCATTTTCCCATTTTATGTAtcagaaatataaatagaacaaTGTCTTTTATAGGAGAACGAGATGCGTCTTGAGCCATGGATCTGGTGCATGGCTATCTTCACAGTGTGGCGGTCACTTGTCATCATCTATGCATCGATTGTCAATGATATGGTCTTCACCTACCATATCCTCATGTGCCTGTTGTGGATTCTCTTCATCCTTGGAAATGTGTATGCCTGGTTGGTTGTCCACTCCTTCTACCATGAGCTGTGTGAAGTTACCAAGCTGGAGGATGTTGCTAGAGTCAAGgtatgttgttgctgctgttattgtttttattattattattattattattattattattattattattattggggaTTGCCAGcctgatgaatagatagatggatagattcttttttcttattatgtagTGTTATATTATCTTCTAATGTTTGCATTTTGATTagttatctttttattgttaaattattattatcattattattattattattattattattattattattattattatttaatattatcatcattatcattattatttgtggGAGTTGAGTCAGGTAGTTTAGGCAtgtgagaaaaaattaaaggaagggaTTGGATAAAAAGAATTACAGCTctgctggtagtggtgattcAGTAGGCACTTAatgatgtagtggttagcatgctgaACTCACAATTGGGAGATACAAGCTTATGATCTAAGCAGGTAGAAAGAATTTGAGTTTTGCTCCCTAGGCCACATCATCTCTCAGAAAACAGGCAAGTCTTTCATCGCTTTGCTATCTTCAAAGAACAAATGACCAGCAGTCCTGCTTTTTGtttgttatatgtgtgtgtgtaaacaaaacatatatctatcaatctgtgtgtatgtgtgtgagtgttcatGGGCATGCAATAGGGTAATTTTTCTTGCATCTTTGGATTCATGCTTCAAGAGTTAAcataaatgacaaaaaacacCTTTCTTTCCCACCATATGTTCTGGGGAACCACTTTCTCTGTGCAATTTGCAAAGAAAATCTTAAAGCTACATATATTTGGCAAATATTGTGACACCcaaattttgatttgaatttcatgttttttttttacctaatatAGGTGATATAAGATGACACCCAAACTAAGAAACCTTCTGTGGTGAAATTTGAGTCAGTGAGCACCAATACTGAGGTGATGAATAAGATATCTTGAAAGTGTATTACCAATAATAAGGTACCTTCATCTTCAAATGCCAAATTAAACCTAAGATGAAATTCCTAGTAGGTTTTTTTTACATCCTCATGAAAAGACTGGATAGACAAAGATGGTGAAAAATTATGTGCAGTACAACCAGTCTTCCTACATGTGATTAAAACATTGCCTTCACACAACTGTGTTGGGCTGTTAAccataattttctcctttacatCATGCTTCTTTTGATTAAATACAACATTCTTCAAGTCAGTTGAATTGTGCAGTGCTTTAGGCCtgcttacttttacttttaagTTTTATGTGTTTGATTTATTATGGGTTATTAATTTAATctaatttaatatttccttattttttacaAAGACATCTGTGTTGGTGGTGCATGTAGTTCAGGGTAACCAAGTTAATGGCAAATGGAGAGTTTATGAGTTGAAGCATGTCACTGGGCTATTGAATATTTAGTAGATAAGCATGTCTGGGTATTTTCATCATGTGCATTATTTCTGATTAGAATTGGCCGGGTCTTTTCTTTGAATGActtttatttgctgatgactgGTTGTTTACTGAGTTTGAAGCAACAAAATATCTATCAAGCTTCATTATGGGGATTTGCAAACTGTAGTTTTAcctacatttctttatttaaatAACTGAGACTCTATTCCCATTAACTAAGATAAACTTTTCCTGAAATTAAAAATGTCTATAAATGAATTTTTGGACAACATTCTTAGTGTTTTAAGCACCTGTATTAGGGAATAATTGTCTCAGTGTTGTCAAGTCTGCTTGGTTGTGGTTGTCCAGCACTGTAAGTCCTCCTGCACCCTTTACAGATGGAGACTATGAGCACCATGGGGTACAGTTGTCCTACCACTCCTGGAGCACAATCCACTTATTCCACACAGATGGATTATAAAGTCTAGAATCTCTGTCTAGATACATTGTGTCCACTTGTAagggtatatatatttttttttcttagcttgtAAAGTtattttacttaaaaaaaatcagcCTCGTAACCTCAACTTATTGAACATTATTCAAtttaaatattaataatttgaAAAATACTGCTGTGTATGCAGTAACTTATGTAGATTTATAATTTAGCAAGTTTTTAAGGATATCTTTCATTTAGCTTTTTGTCAGATGTTTATGGTAGTTTTGAACATTTTATTGTCTGATATTTAAAGATAGCAAGCTTAGTTCATAGGTGTGTATTGGAGAATGCTGTGTTTACTTTTATGTATGGTGAGTTTGATGAATTTCAATGTTTCAGATGGAGGTAATGAGCTCATTTACTGCTTCACGACCTACCACTCCTGGCACAAAGTCTGATGTCACGTCCAAAATGATTGCCTGAGTATTACAGGTCTTAAGATGCAATTCTTGTGCAGCTTGAgagttacaatttttttttttttttttttttaagcacaaACTGCATTTGTAGATTTGATAGATATATTAGAACAGTCCATCCACAGCATGATGTAATATCTGCTTTGGTCTAGTGGTGTCACATCtcaagttttattttgtttaagaATTATATACAGATtggtacatagatagatagacatatagatagccTGATTTTTAAGAGTTAGTTTTTCATAGAATAATTTCCTAGATTAAATACAAAAGACTTATTTTTCTTGGAAATATCAgaattgttacttttatttagcATGTAGAAACTCAAATGATGTGCATTTGGCTCATATCTGAAAGGTCCAGTGTTCAGGTTCCAGTCAAGCTTGTACTTATGAGTTTTCTTTACTGGACCTCATGTTCACCTTGTGTAGAAGATGCATTAAATTGTTTTTAGATACAATGAGTATGCATTCAAGGTGTTTGCACTAATTCCTGCTGCCTTTGACCATGCACATCAAGAAACAAAATATGTATAAGCTTGATTATAGTTTGAACAGTTACATTTTTGTAATTTCCAAGTATTGTGTTAGTCCATAAGATTTCATTCCATTCCACTGCATACCTATTCAGTATACAGTGCACGGAAAACATAATTTAGAATCTTTAATGGATTAATTTTGGTTGTATTGAAGATATTATTTGAATATATCTCTAACACACAAACTGCCAACAGTGTCCATCCAAACAATCCGTCCATGAAATATTAACTTATTTTCTGATGTATATtttaataaatgtaataattgtTGTTACTGGTCTACCTTTTTCACCATCTTATGCTGTTTAGCCTCCCATGCCAACCACCACTCAGGGATAAAACTGGTCTTTATTGACTACAGATATTCACCTACCACAATGATTCAATCAGACTGACATGCTTCATAAAAGGAGCCTCCCCACCCCACATACATGCATCGCACTTATTCTTCTCATAAAAATATTATTTTATGGCTAGGGATAAATTCTGTAATCACTTTGTTGGATTAAGATATGTAATACCATGGTGTCTATGCA
This genomic interval from Portunus trituberculatus isolate SZX2019 chromosome 35, ASM1759143v1, whole genome shotgun sequence contains the following:
- the LOC123512935 gene encoding uncharacterized protein LOC123512935 isoform X1, whose product is MSQQRLDLPYLGEPAQARLMPRSIAGSVSALSTTSRISRVSHATTIRSVASLTGTLKTRTGLSIPILPDAFITNVQRGSLIAATYSIIQGLFAMVTGLFDIYALFLAAPSSSRYGFYLFSYDFVYAGNQNVRNSLMLFGGITAAGGLSLIVTSVLLLQGLRKENEMRLEPWIWCMAIFTVWRSLVIIYASIVNDMVFTYHILMCLLWILFILGNVYAWLVVHSFYHELCEVTKLEDVARVKMETMSTMGYSCPTTPGAQSTYSTQMDYKV
- the LOC123512935 gene encoding uncharacterized protein LOC123512935 isoform X2, with product MPRSIAGSVSALSTTSRISRVSHATTIRSVASLTGTLKTRTGLSIPILPDAFITNVQRGSLIAATYSIIQGLFAMVTGLFDIYALFLAAPSSSRYGFYLFSYDFVYAGNQNVRNSLMLFGGITAAGGLSLIVTSVLLLQGLRKENEMRLEPWIWCMAIFTVWRSLVIIYASIVNDMVFTYHILMCLLWILFILGNVYAWLVVHSFYHELCEVTKLEDVARVKMETMSTMGYSCPTTPGAQSTYSTQMDYKV